One Hippocampus zosterae strain Florida chromosome 4, ASM2543408v3, whole genome shotgun sequence genomic window carries:
- the taldo1 gene encoding transaldolase: MLSVSPDKRQKMESALNQLKKHTVVVADTGDFNAIDEYKPQDATTNPSLILAAAKMPAYQNLLDQAIKYGIAKGGTEEEQIANTMDKLFVSFGLEILKKVPGRVSTEVDARLSFDKEEMVAKALRLIALYEEAGISKERVLIKLSSTWEGIQAGKELEDKHGVHCNMTLLFSFAQAVACAEANVTLISPFVGRIFDWYKENTDRKTYEPHEDPGVQSVTKIYNYYKKFGYSTVVMGASFRNTGQVKALAGCDLLTISPGLLAELSQDHSTVTQTLTMETAKNCSLQKVHLDEKDFRWQHNEDRMAVEKLSDGIRKFAADAIKLETMLKEKMLHVKNGQ; encoded by the exons ATGCTCAGTGTGTCTCCTGACAAGCGGCAAAAAATGGAGTCGGCGCTCAACCAGCTAAAGAAACACACCGTGGTGGTGGCCGACACGGGGGACTTTAATG CCATTGATGAATACAAGCCTCAGGATGCCACCACCAACCCTTCTCTGATCCTAGCTGCTGCCAAAATGCCAGCCTATCAGAACCTGTTGGATCAGGCCATCAAATATGGCATTGCCAAGGGCGG AACTGAAGAGGAGCAGATCGCCAACACCATGGACAAGCTGTTTGTGAGTTTTGGTCTCGAGATCCTCAAGAAGGTCCCGGGCAGGGTCTCAACTGAGGTGGATGCCAG ACTGTCTTTTGACAAAGAAGAAATGGTGGCCAAGGCTTTGAGGCTCATTGCACTCTACGAAGAAGCAGGCATCAGTAAGGAGCGGGTGCTCATTAAGCTGTCATCCACATGGGAGGGAATCCAAGCTGGcaa GGAGCTTGAAGACAAACATGGCGTTCACTGCAACATGACCCTGCTTTTCTCTTTTGCACAAGCAGTAGCTTGTGCAGAAGCAAATGTAACGCTCATCTCCCCTTTCGTTGGACGCATCTTCGACTGGTATAAGGAGAACACAGACCGCAAAACCTACGAGCCGCATGAAGACCCGG GTGTTCAGAGTGTGACAAAGATATACAACTACTACAAGAAATTTGGTTACAGCACTGTGGTGATGGGTGCTTCTTTCCGAAACACGGGACAAGTTAAAGCCCTGGCCGGATGCGACCTGCTCACCATCTCTCCGGGGCTGCTTGCAGAACTCAGTCAGGACCACAGCACTGTCACACAGACGCTTACTATGGAAACTG CGAAGAATTGCAGTCTACAAAAGGTCCACCTAGATGAGAAGGACTTCCGCTGGCAACACAATGAGGACCGCATGGCAGTTGAAAAACTGTCCGATGGCATCCGCAAGTTCGCTGCGGATGCCATCAAGCTGGAAACCATGCTCAAA GAGAAAATGCTTCATGTTAAGAATGGTCAGTAG
- the LOC127599280 gene encoding uncharacterized protein LOC127599280 has product MVDRLTLAIVVQRLVLLWIGPACEASSLGLTVHVVPLQSDGGQSVRAHFTVIVSNPCPPLTGLCTEGINCTLHRAYSPFSGAKPGSGWCVRQWEQVVPSHYNSSVSLNSWTTMYVSLKAGPHIRVNSGKLNHPAYVALPPPIRARENCPHHIQLSVKDLDGDRVRCRFAVEEQGECLNCTPHSFLELDKDACALTFTGSATVGQYFIYIMAEDYIPTPKVSQTSESQPLSSIPVHLSLTVEQSSSSCSDEPVTTGKTPRKHATFYVLPFDEVKFEADFISQKESVSEIAVVGQPGLIKYGFFSIGAMSQLSMSWVRGENTLCPVLPICFVANSVSLQSDPHCVWLFQRETRILPDGTELICNKTEMTLVLPVGSLSKINLTELQLNSPACPITFNDTHLTARIALNGCGTKTVHADRELVYTNTLKSVRPFSMISRQPSFILPLACRIPAVQARDPDFIITVPTTAFDNADVRLEFHLPGEGPMATYTSNPQFTSLNFMPGGLQQDSAQVHQEQLGSRIKELDLHLLSNTTVERAEFSIKLCVQSETEDFAESQIIIMNGCKASDTTKEIKATRNARIFRLDLSNLFPAQNTMYVECEVDLCIAFLPSHQCATQCDRGLSNGAAPNMLNKAFTVRSGPVSLVVTTPALSTNGVTSAAGQTQVLTTAAVEEVTNTSSAPEQVSFMAAGLIFYIICSFLQHVFLETFM; this is encoded by the exons ATGGTTGATAGACTGACATTGGCAATTGTGGTGCAGAGGCTGGTTCTCCTCTGGATAGGGCCAGCCTGTGAGGCCTCCTCCCTGGGGCTCACAGTTCATGTTGTGCCCCTACAAAGCGATGGAGGGCAATCG GTGAGAGCTCATTTCACCGTAATTGTATCCAATCCATGCCCGCCATTAACCGGACTGTGTACTGAAGGGATCAACTGCACCCTTCACAGAGCCTACTCCCCCTTCAGTGGTGCGAAACCTGGCTCAGGCTGGTGCGTTCGCCAGTGGGAGCAGGTGGTCCCCAGTCACTACAATAGCTCAGTCAGCTTGAA CTCCTGGACCACCATGTATGTATCACTGAAGGCAGGGCCACATATTCGCGTAAACTCTGGGAAACTCAATCATCCCGCCTATGTTGCACTACCTCCCCCAATAAG GGCCCGTGAGAACTGCCCTCACCACATACAGCTGTCAGTGAAAGACCTGGATGGAGACAGGGTACGATGCCGCTTTGCTGTGGAAGAACAAGGGGAGTGTCTCAACTGTACTCCGCACTCTTTTCTTGAGCTGGACAAG GATGCATGTGCTTTGACGTTTACTGGAAGCGCAACAGTTGGCCAGTATTTCATCTACATCATGGCAGAGGACTACATTCCTACCCCCAAAGTGAGCCAAACCAGTGAGAGCCAACCCCTGAGCTCCATTCCGGTGCACCTGTCCCTCACTG TGGAGCAGTCATCCTCCAGCTGTTCAGATGAGCCTGTGACAACAGGAAAGACCCCAAGAAAACATGCAACATTTTATGTCCTGCCATTTGATGAAGTGAAGTTTGAGGCTGACTTCATATCCCAAAAAGAGAG TGTTTCCGAAATAGCAGTTGTCGGCCAGCCTGGGCTCATCAAGTATGGCTTCTTTTCAATCGGTGCCATGTCGCAACTTTCCATGTCCTGGGTCCGTGGGGAAAACACTCTCTGCCCTGTTCTTCCTATCTGCTTTGTCGCCAATTCTGTGAG TTTGCAGTCTGACCCTCACTGTGTGTGGCTCTTCCAAA GAGAAACGAGGATCCTTCCTGATGGAACAG AGCTGATTTGTAATAAGACAGAGATGACATTGGTGCTTCCTGTTGGCTCACTGAGCAAAATCAACCTGACTGAGTTGCAGCTCAACAGCCCTGCTTGTCCCATCACCTTCAACGACACTCATCTCACTGCACGCATTGCTTTAAATGGCTGCGGCACCAAAACTGTG CATGCTGATAGAGAACTGGTCTACACTAACACCTTGAAAAGTGTGCGTCCTTTCTCTATGATCAGCCGTCAGCCCTCTTTCATCCTCCCGCTGGCCTGCCGCATCCCTGCAGTCCAAGCCAGAGACCCTGATTTCATCATCACCGTGCCCACAACAGCCTTTGATAATGCTGATGTTAGGCTAGAATTTCACTTGCCAGGGGAAGGGCCGATGGCAACATACACAAGCAATCCACAATTCACCAGCCTTAATTTTATGCCGGGAGGGTTGCAGCAGGATTCAGCACAAGTGCATCAAGAGCAACTGGGGTCCAGGATCAAAGAGCTCGACCTCCATTTGCTTTCCAACACAACTGTGGAGCGAGCTGAGTTTAGTATCAAACTCTGTGTGCAGTCTGAGACGGAAGACTTTGCTGAAAGCCAAATCATTATCATGAACGG ATGCAAAGCCTCCGACACAACAAAAGAGATTAAAGCAACACGCAATGCAAGAATCTTTCGGCTTGATTTGTCCAACCTCTTTCCAGCACAAAATACG ATGTACGTTGAGTGTGAGGTGGATCTGTGCATcgcatttcttccctctcaccaATGCGCAACACAGTGCGACCGGGGCTTGTCGAATGGAGCGGCTCCCAACATGCTGAACAAGGCCTTCACCGTCAGGTCAGGACCTGTGAGCCTTGTGGTAACCACACCAGCTCTGTCTACAAATGGTGTCACCAGTGCAGCAGGACAGACTCAAGTTCTTACAACTGCAGCAGTTGAAGAAGTCACCAACACTTCAAGTG CTCCAGAACAAGTCTCCTTCATGGCAGCGGGCTTGATCTTTTATATTATCTGCTCATTTCTTCAACACGTCTTTCTGGAAACATTCATGTAG